The following are from one region of the Corylus avellana chromosome ca1, CavTom2PMs-1.0 genome:
- the LOC132163348 gene encoding calmodulin-binding transcription activator 2-like isoform X4 codes for MMWILLVIHKHLLSVNLFLVLYHITLLCWNIKLQVAVLLSGFVELPSNPWFAGPKYCQSSGLSNLAEINSLTNNADGVHYQKFFVEHPTGADFISHKLTDARLDADSSVQGVLTYRNRLITDKDNQSLMATSGEVVQVPQERGFDLVHPQSHNCSEPHVEVTSAIRFEKKSKDAVVNNDEAGVLKKLDSFGRWMDKEIGGDCNESLMASDSGNYWNALDAENDEKEVSSLSRHMHLDTDLLGPSLSQEQLFTIRDFSPDWAYSGDATEDATKDLRKVLIVGTFLVSKELSSKIKWGCMFGEIEVSAEVLNDTVIRCQTPPHAPGRVPFYVTCSNRLACSEVREFEYREKPSGVAFAMAVRSAPADEVHFQMRLVKLLYLGRVRKRFDCSIEDCDKCKLKSTISSIRSESGNDWGRVEETSMAFNSNHMNPRDGLIQILLKDRLCEWLICNIHEGGKGPHVLDDKGQGVIHLAAALGYEWAMGPIVAAGISPNFRDAHGRTGLHWASYFGREETVIALLRLGASPGAVDDPTPASPGGKTAADLASSRGHKGIAGYLAEADLISHLSSLTVNENITDSAAATIAAEKSIETAALVQSDLAAYENLSLKGSLAAFRKSAHAAALIQAAFRARSFNHRQLTKSRNDISEVSLDLVALGSLNKVKKLNHFEEYLHSAAVKIQQKYRGWKGRKEFLKIRNRIVKIQAHVRGHQVRKQYKKVVWSVSIVEKAILRWRRKRTGLRGFRVEKEMGDVASETEKTDEYEFLRISRKQKFAGVEKALARVRSMVRYQEACDQYMRLATKFEKLKMGDEGSSAMLQGEISQKSKREQDLPALLKK; via the exons ATGATGTGGATTCTGCTAGTGATCCACAAGCATCTTCTCTCGGTCAACctatttttggttttatatCACATAACACTTCTTTGCTGGAACATAAAGTTGCAG GTGGCTGTGCTGCTTTCAGGATTTGTGGAGTTACCAAGCAATCCCTGGTTTGCTGGGCCTAAATATTGTCAAAGTTCGGGATTATCTAATTTGGCTGAAATTAACAGCTTGACCAACAACGCAGATGGTGTGCATTACcagaaattttttgttgaacATCCTACTGGAGCTGACTTTATATCACATAAGTTAACAGATGCTAGATTGGATGCTGATAGCTCAGTCCAAGGTGTTTTAACTTATAGAAATAGATTAATCACTGATAAAGACAACCAGTCATTAATGGCAACTTCTGGGGAAGTAGTTCAG GTGCCACAAGAGCGTGGTTTCGATTTAGTTCATCCCCAGTCTCACAATTGTTCAGAACCTCATGTGGAAGTAACTTCTGCCATTCGTTTTGAAAAGAAATCTAAAGATGCTGTTGTAAACAATGATGAAGCTGGAGTGCTGAAGAAACTTGACAGCTTTGGTAGATGGATGGATAAAGAAATTGGTGGAGATTGCAATGAGTCCTTGATGGCTTCGGACTCTGGCAATTATTGGAATGCACTTGATGCTGAAAATGATGAGAAGGAAGTGTCCAGTTTATCACGTCATATGCACTTGGATACTGATTTGCTGGGCCCTTCTCTATCCCAAGAACAGCTATTTACTATCCGTGATTTTTCACCAGATTGGGCTTATTCTGGGGATGCAACAGAAGATGCAACAAAGGATTTGAGAAAG GTCTTAATTGTTGGTACGTTCTTGGTAAGCAAGGAGCTATCTAGCAAGATTAAGTGGGGATGTATGTTTGGTGAAATTGAGGTTTCTGCTGAAGTTCTGAATGATACAGTCATCAGATGCCAAACTCCTCCACATGCTCCTGGGCGTGTTCCATTCTATGTCACCTGCAGTAATAGGTTAGCCTGCAGTGAGGTGAGGGAGTTTGAATATCGAGAAAAACCATCAGGAGTTGCGTTTGCAATGGCTGTTAGAAGTGCACCAGCAGATGAAGTGCATTTTCAAATGCGCCTAGTTAAACTTTTATATCTAGGTCGGGTGAGGAAGAGGTTTGATTGCTCTATTGAGGATTGTGATAAATGTAAGCTTAAGAGTACCATATCTTCAATAAGAAGTGAAAGTGGAAATGATTGGGGAAGGGTTGAAGAGACCTCTATGGCCTTTAATAGCAATCACATGAACCCTAGAGATGGACTAATTCAAATTTTGTTGAAGGATAGACTTTGTGAGTGGCTAATCTGTAATATTCATGAAGGTGGTAAAGGACCGCATGTTTTGGATGACAAAGGCCAAGGAGTTATACATTTGGCAGCTGCACTTGGCTATGAGTGGGCTATGGGGCCCATAGTTGCTGCTGGTATTAGTCCCAATTTCAGAGATGCACATGGAAGAACTGGGCTTCACTGGGCATCATATTTTGGGAG AGAGGAAACCGTCATTGCACTTCTTAGATTGGGTGCTTCTCCAGGTGCTGTTGACGACCCAACACCGGCATCTCCGGGAGGAAAAACAGCTGCTGATCTAGCATCAAGCAGAGGACATAAAGGGATTGCTGGATATTTGGCAGAAGCAGATTTAATCAGTCACCTCTCTTCACTAACTGTCAATGAGAACATAACGGATAGTGCTGCTGCAACTATTGCAGCCGAAAAAAGTATTGAGACTGCAGCACTTGTCCAATCAGATTTGGCAGCATATGAGAACCTTTCTCTGAAAGGATCTCTTGCTGCTTTTAGGAAATCAGCTCATGCAGCTGCTCTAATACAGGCTGCATTCCGGGCTCGTTCATTCAATCATAGACAACTCACTAAGAGCAGGAATGATATTTCTGAAGTTTCACTTGACCTAGTTGCACTTGGTTCTTTGAACAAGGTTAAAAAATTGAACCATTTTGAGGAATATTTGCATTCTGCTGCTGTAAAGATCCAACAGAAGTACCGTGGTTGGaagggaagaaaagagtttttgaaaatacGCAACCGTATTGTGAAAATTCAG GCTCACGTGAGGGGACATCAAGTTCGGAAGCAGTATAAAAAGGTTGTTTGGTCTGTTAGTATTGTGGAAAAGGCGATACTGCGTTGGAGGCGGAAACGAACTGGCTTGCGGGGATTTCGAGTGGAAAAAGAAATGGGAGATGTGGCATCAGAGACTGAGAAAACTGATGAGTATGAATTCTTGCGAATTAGCCGGAAACAGAAATTTGCTGGAGTTGAAAAAGCTCTAGCAAGAGTCAGGTCCATGGTTCGATATCAAGAAGCATGTGATCAGTATATGAGGCTAGCTACAAAGTTTGAGAAGCTAAAG ATGGGCGATGAAGGGAGCAGCGCAATGCTGCAAGGTGAAATTTCACAAAAGAGCAAAAGAGAGCAAGATTTGCCTgcattattaaaaaagtaa